The Aphis gossypii isolate Hap1 chromosome 3, ASM2018417v2, whole genome shotgun sequence genome includes a region encoding these proteins:
- the LOC114125630 gene encoding LOW QUALITY PROTEIN: 5-demethoxyubiquinone hydroxylase, mitochondrial (The sequence of the model RefSeq protein was modified relative to this genomic sequence to represent the inferred CDS: inserted 1 base in 1 codon; deleted 2 bases in 1 codon; substituted 3 bases at 3 genomic stop codons), with amino-acid sequence MVTIMDITRVRLRTHLRDGRTAATAPASASTTAAAAAASAVPVSAESIARTRRARKTVSGXVTGRVFFAGSAPLERARPSTHTYRKKTPLRLGGTATRTEGNVKLXXRYVTTTEKKXPAARIYLYAFNNNKIKMVVQKMTSSRIIFQRGLHGANKKLDSLIRVNHAGELGADRIYAGQMAVLGNSSVGPKIKHMWEQEKVHRNKFEQLITQNRVRPSLLFPLWHCAGYVLGAGTALMGPKAAMACTVAVETVIVEHYNDQLRDLMDDPEADKELLETIKKFRDEEQEHHDCGIDHGAEQAPFYDALTKVIKTGCKVAIEVAKRV; translated from the exons ATGGTGACGATAATG GATATTACCAGAGTACGGCTGCGTACGCACCTGCGTGACGGGAGAACGGCGGCTACGGCTCCGGCGTCGGCGTCGaccacggcggcggcggcggcggcgtcggcAGTGCCCGTGTCGGCTGAGTCCATCGCCCGTACGCGGCGCGCGCGAAAAACCGTCTCCG TCGTGACTGGCCGCGTCTTTTTCGCCGGCTCGGCGCCTTTGGAACGGGCCCGTCCGAGCACGCACACGTACAGGAAGAAAACGCCGCTTCGTCTCGGGGGTACGGCGACGCGAACGGAAGGTAATGTAAAACTGTGATGACGATACGTAACGacgacagaaaaaaaataacccgCCGCGCGTATATATCTATAC GcttttaataacaacaaaatcaaaatggtTGTCCAAAAAATGACATCTTCCAGAATAATTTTCCAAAGAGGATTACACGGGGCtaacaaaaaattagataGCCTCATAAGAGTCAATCACGCTGGTGAACTTGGAGCTGATCGTATATATGCAGGACAGATGGCAGTATtag gAAACAGTAGTGTAGGTCCAAAGATTAAACATATGTGGGAACAAGAAAAAGTACATAGAAATAAGTTTGAGCAACTTATAACCCAAAACAGAGTGCGACCATCACTACTATTTCCTTTATGGCATTGTGCTGGCTATGTACTTGGAGCTG gtacaGCACTTATGGGTCCTAAAGCTGCTATGGCTTGTACTGTTGCTGTGGAAACCGTTATTGTAGAACATTATAATGATCAATTACGAGATCTGATGGATGATCCTGAAGCTGATAAAGAGCTTCTCGAAACCATTAAAAAGTTTAGGGATGAAGAACAAGAACATCATGACTGTGGTATTGATCACGGAGCTGAGCAAGCTCCATTTTATGATGCATTAACAAAAGTCATAAAAACTGGGTGCAAAGTAGCTATTGAAGTAGCAAAAAGAGTATAA
- the LOC114125628 gene encoding DNA-binding protein Ewg-like isoform X2, translating to MMDRSGNDINMTGDSDLDDDGCLSSDDCDGDSNQSKSDLMSAAMGDDVTAQLAAAEKRNSGSSNTRGLCYGLCRSGPVGMAAAAAIVSSKKRKRPHSFETNPSIRKRQHNRLLRKLKVTIDEFATRVGQQAIVLVATPGKETTGFKCFGAKPLEDVVKNLRATIMDQLDTALAQHAPPPIPDDPTLYELPPLILDGIPTPVEKMTQAQLRAFIPLMLKYSTGRGKPGWGRESTRPPWWPNELPWANVRMDARCEDEKQKISWTRALRQIVINCYKYHGREDLLPTFSEEDEAKTIVNNVASQSIVTSVLKFNPKATNIEARNSPDAQEQQQQQQQLTQYSPAFLHSISNVDGSMSIFHVDPNNPIITLPDGTQAHVQGVINASQGPNGHTVHSVHTLGEGQNQDGVTVDILNNVPEATLNQEGQIIITGEDGQVSSMITVPVSTSLYQSVCQQISEGSIQVVTPVMHHMPKSEPGGGMDSSNCEVETINVPHQLVAITGQNGEQVLQLISLKDNKLINATVGDIKEEGANMSNSDQ from the exons atgatggatCGTAGTGGAAATGATATCAACATGACTGGAGACAGCGATCTAGACGATGATGGATGTTTATCCTCCGATGATTGCGACGGAGACTCCAACCAGAGTAAAAGTGATTTGATGTCTGCAGCAATGGGAGATGATGTGACTGCACAGCTTGCTGCAGCAG AAAAACGCAATAGCGGATCGTCGAACACTAGGGGTCTTTGTTATGGTTTGTGTCGATCAGGACCGGTTGGAAtggctgctgctgctgcaatTGTGTCAtcaaaaaaacgaaaaaggcCACATTCATTTGAGACCAATCCATCCATTCGAAAACGACAGCACAATCGGTTACTACGTAAACTCAAA GTTACCATTGATGAGTTTGCTACCAGAGTTGGTCAACAAGCAATCGTATTAGTAGCTACACCTGGGAAAGAAACCACGGGTTTTAAATGCTTTGGTGCAAAACCTTTAGAAGATGTT GTAAAAAATTTACGTGCCACTATTATGGACCAACTGGATACTGCATTAGCACAACATGCACCACCACCTATTCCAGATGACCCTACTTTGTATGAACTACCACCACTCATTCTTGATGGAATTCCTACTCCAGTTGAAAAAATGACCCAAGCTCAATTAAGAGCGTTTATACCTTTAATGTTGAAGTATTCCACGG gtagaGGGAAACCTGGTTGGGGCAGAGAAAGTACTAGACCACCTTGGTGGCCCAATGAACTACCTTGGGCAAATGTTAGAATGGATGCTCGATGTGAAGATGAGAAACAAAaa ATTTCTTGGACACGAGCATTACGACAGATAGTTATAAACTGTTATAAATATCATGGCCGAGAAGATTTATTGCCTACATTTAGCGAAGAAGATGAAGCAAAAAcaattgttaataatgttGCAAGTCAATCAATTGTTACTTCTGTGCTCAAATTCAATCCAAAAGCAACTAATATTGAAGCACGAAATTCCCCAGATGCACAGgaacaacagcaacaacaacaacaactcaCCCag TATTCTCCGGCGTTCCTCCATTCTATTAGTAATGTTGATGGGTCAATGTCCATATTTCATGTTGATCCAAATAACCcaattattacattacctGATGGAACTCAGGCTCATGTTCAAGGAGTT ATAAATGCTTCTCAAGGACCAAATGGCCATACAGTTCATTCTGTTCATACCCTTGGTGAAGGCCAAAATCAGGATGGTGTAACtgtagatatattaaataatgtacctgAGGCCACATTAAATCAAGAaggtcaaataattattactggtGAAGATGGACAAG TATCAAGCATGATAACAGTCCCTGTAAGTACTTCATTATACCAAAGTGTTTGTCAACAAATTAGTGAAGGAAGCATACAG gtcGTCACACCAGTTATGCATCATATGCCCAAGTCAGAGCCCGGTGGTGGGATGGATTCATCAAATTGTGAAGTAGAAACCATTAATGTACCTCATCAGTTGGTAGCCATCACCGGGCAAAATGGCGAACAAGTGTTGCAGTTGATCTCATTAAAGGATAATAAACTGATCAATGCTACAGTTGGTGATATTAAAGAAGAAGGCGCAAACATGTCTAATTCGGACCAATGA
- the LOC114125628 gene encoding DNA-binding protein Ewg-like isoform X1, producing MMDRSGNDINMTGDSDLDDDGCLSSDDCDGDSNQSKSDLMSAAMGDDVTAQLAAAEKRNSGSSNTRGLCYGLCRSGPVGMAAAAAIVSSKKRKRPHSFETNPSIRKRQHNRLLRKLKVTIDEFATRVGQQAIVLVATPGKETTGFKCFGAKPLEDVVKNLRATIMDQLDTALAQHAPPPIPDDPTLYELPPLILDGIPTPVEKMTQAQLRAFIPLMLKYSTGRGKPGWGRESTRPPWWPNELPWANVRMDARCEDEKQKISWTRALRQIVINCYKYHGREDLLPTFSEEDEAKTIVNNVASQSIVTSVLKFNPKATNIEARNSPDAQEQQQQQQQLTQVQYSPAFLHSISNVDGSMSIFHVDPNNPIITLPDGTQAHVQGVINASQGPNGHTVHSVHTLGEGQNQDGVTVDILNNVPEATLNQEGQIIITGEDGQVSSMITVPVSTSLYQSVCQQISEGSIQVVTPVMHHMPKSEPGGGMDSSNCEVETINVPHQLVAITGQNGEQVLQLISLKDNKLINATVGDIKEEGANMSNSDQ from the exons atgatggatCGTAGTGGAAATGATATCAACATGACTGGAGACAGCGATCTAGACGATGATGGATGTTTATCCTCCGATGATTGCGACGGAGACTCCAACCAGAGTAAAAGTGATTTGATGTCTGCAGCAATGGGAGATGATGTGACTGCACAGCTTGCTGCAGCAG AAAAACGCAATAGCGGATCGTCGAACACTAGGGGTCTTTGTTATGGTTTGTGTCGATCAGGACCGGTTGGAAtggctgctgctgctgcaatTGTGTCAtcaaaaaaacgaaaaaggcCACATTCATTTGAGACCAATCCATCCATTCGAAAACGACAGCACAATCGGTTACTACGTAAACTCAAA GTTACCATTGATGAGTTTGCTACCAGAGTTGGTCAACAAGCAATCGTATTAGTAGCTACACCTGGGAAAGAAACCACGGGTTTTAAATGCTTTGGTGCAAAACCTTTAGAAGATGTT GTAAAAAATTTACGTGCCACTATTATGGACCAACTGGATACTGCATTAGCACAACATGCACCACCACCTATTCCAGATGACCCTACTTTGTATGAACTACCACCACTCATTCTTGATGGAATTCCTACTCCAGTTGAAAAAATGACCCAAGCTCAATTAAGAGCGTTTATACCTTTAATGTTGAAGTATTCCACGG gtagaGGGAAACCTGGTTGGGGCAGAGAAAGTACTAGACCACCTTGGTGGCCCAATGAACTACCTTGGGCAAATGTTAGAATGGATGCTCGATGTGAAGATGAGAAACAAAaa ATTTCTTGGACACGAGCATTACGACAGATAGTTATAAACTGTTATAAATATCATGGCCGAGAAGATTTATTGCCTACATTTAGCGAAGAAGATGAAGCAAAAAcaattgttaataatgttGCAAGTCAATCAATTGTTACTTCTGTGCTCAAATTCAATCCAAAAGCAACTAATATTGAAGCACGAAATTCCCCAGATGCACAGgaacaacagcaacaacaacaacaactcaCCCag GTACAGTATTCTCCGGCGTTCCTCCATTCTATTAGTAATGTTGATGGGTCAATGTCCATATTTCATGTTGATCCAAATAACCcaattattacattacctGATGGAACTCAGGCTCATGTTCAAGGAGTT ATAAATGCTTCTCAAGGACCAAATGGCCATACAGTTCATTCTGTTCATACCCTTGGTGAAGGCCAAAATCAGGATGGTGTAACtgtagatatattaaataatgtacctgAGGCCACATTAAATCAAGAaggtcaaataattattactggtGAAGATGGACAAG TATCAAGCATGATAACAGTCCCTGTAAGTACTTCATTATACCAAAGTGTTTGTCAACAAATTAGTGAAGGAAGCATACAG gtcGTCACACCAGTTATGCATCATATGCCCAAGTCAGAGCCCGGTGGTGGGATGGATTCATCAAATTGTGAAGTAGAAACCATTAATGTACCTCATCAGTTGGTAGCCATCACCGGGCAAAATGGCGAACAAGTGTTGCAGTTGATCTCATTAAAGGATAATAAACTGATCAATGCTACAGTTGGTGATATTAAAGAAGAAGGCGCAAACATGTCTAATTCGGACCAATGA
- the LOC114125628 gene encoding DNA-binding protein Ewg-like isoform X3 codes for MMDRSGNDINMTGDSDLDDDGCLSSDDCDGDSNQSKSDLMSAAMGDDVTAQLAAAGPVGMAAAAAIVSSKKRKRPHSFETNPSIRKRQHNRLLRKLKVTIDEFATRVGQQAIVLVATPGKETTGFKCFGAKPLEDVVKNLRATIMDQLDTALAQHAPPPIPDDPTLYELPPLILDGIPTPVEKMTQAQLRAFIPLMLKYSTGRGKPGWGRESTRPPWWPNELPWANVRMDARCEDEKQKISWTRALRQIVINCYKYHGREDLLPTFSEEDEAKTIVNNVASQSIVTSVLKFNPKATNIEARNSPDAQEQQQQQQQLTQVQYSPAFLHSISNVDGSMSIFHVDPNNPIITLPDGTQAHVQGVINASQGPNGHTVHSVHTLGEGQNQDGVTVDILNNVPEATLNQEGQIIITGEDGQVSSMITVPVSTSLYQSVCQQISEGSIQVVTPVMHHMPKSEPGGGMDSSNCEVETINVPHQLVAITGQNGEQVLQLISLKDNKLINATVGDIKEEGANMSNSDQ; via the exons atgatggatCGTAGTGGAAATGATATCAACATGACTGGAGACAGCGATCTAGACGATGATGGATGTTTATCCTCCGATGATTGCGACGGAGACTCCAACCAGAGTAAAAGTGATTTGATGTCTGCAGCAATGGGAGATGATGTGACTGCACAGCTTGCTGCAGCAG GACCGGTTGGAAtggctgctgctgctgcaatTGTGTCAtcaaaaaaacgaaaaaggcCACATTCATTTGAGACCAATCCATCCATTCGAAAACGACAGCACAATCGGTTACTACGTAAACTCAAA GTTACCATTGATGAGTTTGCTACCAGAGTTGGTCAACAAGCAATCGTATTAGTAGCTACACCTGGGAAAGAAACCACGGGTTTTAAATGCTTTGGTGCAAAACCTTTAGAAGATGTT GTAAAAAATTTACGTGCCACTATTATGGACCAACTGGATACTGCATTAGCACAACATGCACCACCACCTATTCCAGATGACCCTACTTTGTATGAACTACCACCACTCATTCTTGATGGAATTCCTACTCCAGTTGAAAAAATGACCCAAGCTCAATTAAGAGCGTTTATACCTTTAATGTTGAAGTATTCCACGG gtagaGGGAAACCTGGTTGGGGCAGAGAAAGTACTAGACCACCTTGGTGGCCCAATGAACTACCTTGGGCAAATGTTAGAATGGATGCTCGATGTGAAGATGAGAAACAAAaa ATTTCTTGGACACGAGCATTACGACAGATAGTTATAAACTGTTATAAATATCATGGCCGAGAAGATTTATTGCCTACATTTAGCGAAGAAGATGAAGCAAAAAcaattgttaataatgttGCAAGTCAATCAATTGTTACTTCTGTGCTCAAATTCAATCCAAAAGCAACTAATATTGAAGCACGAAATTCCCCAGATGCACAGgaacaacagcaacaacaacaacaactcaCCCag GTACAGTATTCTCCGGCGTTCCTCCATTCTATTAGTAATGTTGATGGGTCAATGTCCATATTTCATGTTGATCCAAATAACCcaattattacattacctGATGGAACTCAGGCTCATGTTCAAGGAGTT ATAAATGCTTCTCAAGGACCAAATGGCCATACAGTTCATTCTGTTCATACCCTTGGTGAAGGCCAAAATCAGGATGGTGTAACtgtagatatattaaataatgtacctgAGGCCACATTAAATCAAGAaggtcaaataattattactggtGAAGATGGACAAG TATCAAGCATGATAACAGTCCCTGTAAGTACTTCATTATACCAAAGTGTTTGTCAACAAATTAGTGAAGGAAGCATACAG gtcGTCACACCAGTTATGCATCATATGCCCAAGTCAGAGCCCGGTGGTGGGATGGATTCATCAAATTGTGAAGTAGAAACCATTAATGTACCTCATCAGTTGGTAGCCATCACCGGGCAAAATGGCGAACAAGTGTTGCAGTTGATCTCATTAAAGGATAATAAACTGATCAATGCTACAGTTGGTGATATTAAAGAAGAAGGCGCAAACATGTCTAATTCGGACCAATGA